Proteins from a single region of Penaeus monodon isolate SGIC_2016 chromosome 29, NSTDA_Pmon_1, whole genome shotgun sequence:
- the LOC119591730 gene encoding hematopoietic prostaglandin D synthase-like, which translates to MAAAPDTPWSKKALLTPLFPAETPYGKVPVLYVDDRPLSQSVAICRYLGRTHGMAVDDPWEAAKGDEVVDAVHDLLPHAAQMVYAKLAGDVAKAKMLATEFYTSTLPPVMRELDRRLEGREWFCGDKMTWVDIFAACYLSQLSTHHESSLEAVPRLKNVVDKVIKLPQIEKWIKERPDTPM; encoded by the exons CCTTACTGACACCTCTCTTCCCCGCAGAGACGCCCTACGGCAAGGTGCCCGTGCTGTACGTGGACGACAGGCCCCTGAGTCAGAGCGTGGCCATCTGCCGGTACTTGGGGCGGACGCACGGCATGGCGGTGGACGACCCGTGGGAGGCGGCGAAGGGGGACGAGGTCGTGGACGCCGTGCACGACCTGCTGCCGCACGCCGCGCAGATGGTCTATGCCAA GCTTGCAGGAGATGTTGCAAAAGCAAAGATGCTTGCCACGGAGTTTTACACAAGCACGCTGCCACCTGTCATGAGGGAGCTTGATCGTAGACTGGAAGGACGCGAATGGTTTTGTGGCG ATA aGATGACATGGGTTGACATCTTCGCTGCATGTTACCTTAGTCAGCTCAGCACACATCATGAGAGTTCTTTGGAGGCAGTACCTCGGCTGAAGAACGTTGTTGACAAAGTGATAAAACTTCCACAGATTGAGAAATGGATCAAAGAACGTCCTGATACACCGATGTAG